The following are from one region of the Poecilia reticulata strain Guanapo linkage group LG7, Guppy_female_1.0+MT, whole genome shotgun sequence genome:
- the usp11 gene encoding ubiquitin carboxyl-terminal hydrolase 11 — protein METRNADGTWPSSRPQIMRNSAEEQDSYRGQPGVCGLTNLGNTCFMNSALQCLSNTPPLTEYFLQSSYLDELNFTNPLGMKGEIAEAYADIIKQMWSGRHYSVVPRVFKTKVGHFASQFLGYQQHDSQELLSFLLDGLHEDLNRVKNKEYIELRDADGRPDREVAEEAWRNHRRRNDSVIVDTFHGLFKSTLVCPECHKVSVTFDPFCYLSVPLPVSKERVMEVFFVSLDPHAKPVQHRVVVPKAGRVSDLCAALSDMTSVPPTQMVVADVFNHRFYKIYNPEESLSCILDRDDIFVYELSQEDEDSVLLALYLRERSHYRDYGSSSNSYGTTLFGHPLLLNVPRGSCSQEALYSLFLQRLARYVRPPDPAEELEEEEEEEEEDEEEELYKTQTNGISDDEQNASETAGPSEPEPCCSNASPNGPTDGPAPDPDPDPAPSGPVATAGDPPPGVNQSLASLDQGDTEVGNGSLNPAAGNPDGLSASGDLGADGEADGNAEPPAEAAQPPGETTEEENEADKQEEARSPSPPANECPAKRRACRKRRRSLFTIQAVNSNGTTERGMGEGGSAVSFSSQPYVAIDWDPDMKKRFYNENEAERYVKHGSMEVPQQQTTVQLQQCIELFTTVETLEEENPWYCPVCKRHQLATKKLDLWSLPEVLIIHLKRFSYTKFTREKLDTIVDFPLRDLDFSDFLLRKGVSPEEPPSRYDLIAVSNHYGGLRDGHYTSYAQNKDNGQWYYFDDSKVTQDQDQIVTNAAYVLFYHRQDKIRKPTLPAPSISSASASQPANDITEAGATPSCGSMDTD, from the exons gagaAACTCTGCAGAGGAGCAGGACTCGTACCGGGGACAGCCGGGGGTCTGCGGACTCACCAACCTGGGCAACACCTGCTTCATGAACTCCGCCCTGCAG TGTCTGAGCAACACCCCCCCCCTGACGGAGTACTTCCTGCAGAGCTCCTACCTGGACGAGCTGAACTTCACCAACCCTCTGGGGATGAAGGGCGAGATCGCCGAGGCCTACGCCGACATCATCAAGCAGATGTGGTCCGGCCGCCATTACTCCGTGGTGCCGCGCGTtttcaag ACCAAGGTGGGCCACTTTGCGTCTCAGTTCCTGGGCTACCAGCAGCACGACAGCCAGGAGCTGCTGTCCTTCCTGCTGGACGGGCTCCACGAGGATCTGAACCGGGTCAAGAACAAGGAGTACATCGAGCTGCGTGACGCCGACGGCCGGCCGGACCGG GAAGTGGCGGAGGAGGCATGGCGGAACCACCGGCGGCGCAACGACTCGGTGATTGTCGACACGTTCCACGGCCTCTTCAAGTCCACACTGGTCTGCCCCGAGTGCCACAAAGTGTCTGTGACCTTCGACCCCTTCTGCTACCTGAGCGTCCCTCTTCCTGTCAGTAAGGAGCGCGTCATGGAGGTCTTCTTCGTCTCCCTGGACCCCCACGCCAAACCGGTGCAG CACCGGGTCGTCGTCCCCAAAGCAGGAAGAGTTTCGGACCTCTGCGCCGCTCTGTCCGACATGACCAGCGTCCCGCCCACACAG ATGGTCGTCGCTGACGTCTTTAACCATCGTTTCTATAAAATCTACAACCCTGAGGAATCCCTCAGCTGCATTCTGGACCGAGACGACATCTTTGT GTATGAGCTGAGTCAGGAGGACGAGGACTCGGTGCTGCTGGCGCTCTACCTGAGGGAGCGCTCCCACTACAGGGACTACGGCTCCAGCAGCAACTCGTACGGAACCACGCTGTTCGGACATCCGCTGCTGCTCAACGTGCCGCGCGGCAGCTGCAGCCAGGAGGCGCTCTACAGCCTGTTCCTGCAGCGGCTGGC GCGCTACGTTCGACCTCCTGACCCCGccgaggagctggaggaggaggaagaggaggaggaggaggatgaagaggaggagctgtATAAGACTCAAACCAACGGCATCAGTGATG ATGAGCAGAATGCCTCGGAGACAGCCGGAccctcagaaccagaaccgtgtTGCAGCAACGCATCTCCAAACGGCCCGACAGATGGCCCCGCCCCAGACCCTGACCCAGACCCCGCCCCCTCGGGTCCCGTCGCCACAGCAGGTGACCCCCCTCCTGGGGTCAACCAGAGCCTGGCCTCTCTGGACCAGGGAGACACCGAGGTCGGGAACGGCTCCCTGAACCCGGCCGCCGGCAACCCCGACGGCCTGAGCGCCAGCGGCGATCTGGGAGCCGACGGCGAAGCAGACGGGAACGCCGAGCCGCCAGCAGAGGCAGCGCAGCCTCCCGGAGAAACCACCGAAGAAGAAAACGAGGCGGACAAGCAGGAGGAAGCCCGCTCACCCAGTCCCCCAGCCAATGAGTGTCCAGCAAAGAGGCGGGCGTGTCGCAAGAGGAGGCGGAGCCTGTTCACCATCCAGGCCGTCAACTCCAACGGGACGACCGAGAGAGGGATGGGAGAGGGAGGGAGCGCCGTGTCCTTCAGCT ctcAGCCGTACGTCGCCATCGACTGGGACCCCGACATGAAGAAGAGGTTCTACAACGAAAACGAAGCCGAG CGCTACGTGAAGCACGGCAGCATGGAGGTGCCGCAGCAGCAGACCACCGTCCAGCTGCAGCAGTGCATCGAGCTCTTCACCACCGTGGAGACGCTGGAGGAGGAGAATCCATG GTACTGCCCAGTGTGTAAGAGGCACCAGCTGGCCACCAAGAAGCTGGACCTTTGGTCGCTGCCGGAGGTTCTGATCATCCACCTCAAGCGGTTCTCCTACACCAAGTTCACCAGAGAGAAACTGGACACCATCGTGGATTTCCCCCTCAG AGACCTGGACTTCTCCGACTTCCTGCTGAGGAAAGGCGTTTCGCCAGAGGAGCCGCCGAGCCGCTACGACCTCATCGCCGTGTCCAATCACTACGGAGGACTCCGAGACGGACACT acACCAGCTACGCCCAGAACAAGGACAACGGTCAGTGGTACTACTTTGATGACAGCAAAGTGacccaggaccaggaccagattGTG ACTAATGCTGCCTACGTCTTGTTCTACCACCGACAAGACAAGATCAGGAAGCCCACTCTGCCCGCCCCCTCCATAAGCTCCGCCTCCGCCTCGCAACCTGCCAACGACATCACAGAGGCGGGCGCCACGCCTTCCTGCGGCTCCATGGATACGGACTGA